From one Candidatus Nitrosocosmicus arcticus genomic stretch:
- a CDS encoding aldo/keto reductase has product MKYRNLGNTGIKVSEIGFGTWTLGLDWWGKKLEEDESIKMLKHAYDLGINFFETADMYGRGKSEKLLAKAFKDMRNEVIYSTKWGYDMYNADQVGHGEIPQKHTPEFLEYALSESMKRLETNFIDVYSLHNPRMDAIENDALFHKLDELVSSGKINSHGVALGPAIGWEKEGIHAIENRNIVCLQTVYNILEQDPGRVFFDAVDKRNNSVGIMVRVPDASGVLTGKVNEHTVFDKNDHRNNRKKDWIIQAMQKIEKLKPIANSHGWDITEISMKYILSQKQISVLLPTVTSIEEIDLFAQISDGNYLNEDEKLQIEQMYEKNFDMPKLLA; this is encoded by the coding sequence ATGAAATATCGTAACTTAGGAAATACCGGAATTAAAGTTAGTGAAATTGGATTTGGAACATGGACTTTAGGTTTAGACTGGTGGGGAAAAAAACTTGAAGAAGATGAATCCATAAAGATGCTAAAACATGCTTATGATTTAGGAATCAATTTTTTTGAAACTGCTGATATGTATGGAAGGGGCAAGAGTGAAAAGTTATTAGCAAAGGCCTTTAAAGATATGCGCAATGAGGTAATTTATTCCACTAAATGGGGTTATGATATGTATAATGCTGATCAAGTAGGACATGGCGAGATTCCCCAAAAGCACACTCCGGAATTCTTAGAATATGCTTTGTCAGAAAGCATGAAAAGATTAGAAACCAATTTTATTGATGTATATAGTTTGCATAATCCCAGGATGGATGCGATAGAAAACGATGCATTATTTCACAAACTAGATGAACTTGTAAGCTCTGGAAAAATTAATAGCCATGGCGTTGCTTTAGGGCCCGCAATAGGATGGGAAAAGGAAGGAATCCATGCAATAGAAAACAGGAACATAGTTTGTTTACAAACTGTGTATAATATATTAGAACAGGATCCTGGCAGGGTATTTTTTGATGCTGTGGATAAAAGAAATAATTCGGTAGGCATAATGGTTAGGGTACCGGATGCATCGGGGGTTTTAACTGGCAAAGTAAATGAACATACAGTATTTGATAAGAATGACCATAGGAATAATAGAAAAAAAGACTGGATTATACAAGCGATGCAAAAAATAGAAAAACTCAAACCCATTGCTAATTCTCATGGATGGGATATTACTGAAATCTCTATGAAGTATATTCTATCGCAAAAACAAATCTCAGTTCTTTTACCAACTGTTACAAGTATTGAAGAAATAGATTTGTTTGCTCAAATTTCTGATGGTAATTATTTGAATGAAGATGAGAAACTCCAAATTGAACAAATGTATGAAAAAAACTTTGATATGCCTAAATTATTGGCATAA
- a CDS encoding DUF1802 family protein, translating into MISNSFLDNGFNDIVGFNSRTVPLKRFGLDSERPYSTISSDAATATQVSNTQENFNDESKSHTNFLGALKEWAIVCKALESGNQILLFRKGGIMEFRNGFELKFKNFFLFPTFEHQAKESIRMEYHAALDELNRKNESDNAKTLPDSNKTTEITSFVEITHFTEVPDLTTLKKLENFHIWTDDYLKSRFDYNPKKPLYLLLLRVYKLNNSIRITNKPEWVGCKSWIQIDSHDQELTQYFENHLPKKPFEYLKSISKPCIDDDNFNKLSEKVRRII; encoded by the coding sequence ATGATTTCTAATTCTTTTTTAGATAATGGTTTTAATGATATTGTAGGTTTCAATTCTAGAACTGTTCCATTGAAACGATTCGGTCTTGATTCTGAAAGACCATATTCAACGATTTCCTCTGATGCTGCAACTGCAACCCAAGTCAGTAATACTCAAGAAAATTTTAATGACGAATCAAAATCCCACACAAATTTTCTTGGGGCATTAAAAGAATGGGCTATAGTTTGTAAAGCTTTAGAATCAGGTAATCAAATTTTATTGTTCAGAAAGGGGGGCATTATGGAATTTCGGAACGGATTTGAACTAAAGTTCAAAAATTTTTTCTTATTTCCAACTTTTGAACATCAAGCTAAAGAATCAATCCGCATGGAATATCATGCAGCCCTGGATGAATTAAACAGAAAAAATGAGTCGGACAATGCCAAAACTCTGCCTGATTCAAATAAAACAACTGAAATTACATCATTTGTTGAAATAACTCATTTTACTGAAGTGCCAGATCTAACTACATTAAAAAAATTAGAGAATTTCCATATATGGACTGATGATTATCTCAAATCTCGGTTTGATTATAATCCAAAAAAACCGCTTTATTTATTGTTATTACGAGTATACAAATTGAATAATTCAATAAGAATCACAAACAAACCCGAATGGGTGGGCTGCAAGTCTTGGATTCAAATCGACTCACATGATCAAGAATTGACACAATATTTTGAGAATCATCTGCCCAAAAAGCCATTTGAATATTTAAAGTCAATTAGTAAGCCTTGTATAGATGACGATAATTTCAATAAACTATCTGAAAAAGTGAGGCGTATAATTTAA
- a CDS encoding chlorite dismutase family protein, whose amino-acid sequence MRNKNKSPSEVDNLSSIKKNEIDNSNNKREENDVSATTTTKDPELSGAKTDESNNDNKNNSEKFFTFTFYKVDPKWRWLNEMGKDESSREFLELLNAARKRMKIITYSTIGLRHDSEFMIWTISPSLENIQVLASKIYTTILGKYIEPTSTYLSLTRKSSYSNQVKLGFETEEEPLQYVVVYPFIKSREWYLLPFEKRKEMMEEHIRVGRKYPEIRLNTTYSFGIDDQDFMLAFETDNLSRFQNLIIDLRETQVSKYIIKDTPMIPCVLKNIEEIIKSLG is encoded by the coding sequence ATGCGAAACAAGAATAAAAGCCCTTCAGAAGTTGATAATTTATCTAGTATTAAGAAAAATGAAATTGATAATTCAAATAATAAAAGAGAAGAGAATGATGTGAGCGCTACAACAACTACCAAAGATCCTGAACTATCGGGTGCCAAGACTGATGAATCCAATAACGATAACAAAAATAACTCTGAAAAATTCTTTACTTTTACATTTTATAAAGTCGATCCCAAGTGGCGATGGCTAAATGAGATGGGCAAAGATGAATCTTCACGCGAGTTTCTTGAATTATTAAATGCTGCACGCAAGAGAATGAAAATTATAACTTATTCTACTATCGGTTTGAGACACGATAGTGAATTTATGATTTGGACTATATCGCCATCACTAGAAAATATCCAGGTTCTGGCTTCAAAAATTTATACTACTATACTGGGAAAATACATAGAACCTACATCCACATATCTTTCTTTAACTAGAAAATCATCCTACTCAAATCAAGTTAAACTTGGGTTTGAAACTGAAGAGGAGCCATTGCAATATGTGGTAGTATATCCATTTATTAAATCTCGGGAATGGTATCTTTTGCCTTTTGAGAAAAGAAAAGAGATGATGGAAGAACATATAAGAGTTGGAAGAAAATACCCTGAAATTCGACTTAATACCACCTATTCCTTTGGTATTGATGATCAGGATTTTATGTTGGCTTTTGAAACTGACAATCTTTCAAGATTTCAAAACTTAATCATAGACCTACGTGAAACTCAAGTTAGCAAATATATCATTAAAGATACGCCGATGATCCCATGTGTCTTAAAAAATATAGAGGAAATAATTAAAAGCCTGGGTTAA
- the sufC gene encoding Fe-S cluster assembly ATPase SufC, whose translation MSFLTIKDLNVNIEDKKILNGVNLDVNKGEVHAIMGLNGSGKSTLANVLLGHPRYSITSGDILVNNESIIPLKTDERARKGLFLGFQYPTEVSGVGYSHFLRNAYNLLSKSLTAEQKDREVFITVKEFHEYLKRNLDNVGLDPSFLSRYLNEGFSGGEKKRSEVMQMLVLRPNLAILDEPDSGLDIDAVKSVAEAINKLIETGAGVIVITHYARILRFLNKLDKVHVMSKGKIIKTAGKELSEELEVKGYAWLGLSDDAQVDSVEKTSK comes from the coding sequence ATGTCATTCTTAACCATCAAAGATCTAAATGTCAATATTGAAGATAAAAAAATACTTAACGGTGTTAATTTGGATGTCAATAAAGGTGAAGTTCATGCCATTATGGGATTAAATGGCTCTGGAAAAAGCACATTAGCCAACGTTTTGTTGGGTCATCCGCGTTATTCTATAACTTCAGGTGATATTTTAGTCAATAATGAAAGCATTATTCCTTTAAAAACAGATGAAAGAGCAAGGAAGGGATTATTTTTAGGATTTCAATATCCGACTGAAGTATCTGGAGTAGGATATAGTCATTTCTTACGCAATGCCTATAATTTATTAAGTAAATCGCTGACAGCCGAACAAAAGGATCGAGAAGTTTTCATAACAGTAAAAGAATTCCACGAATATCTAAAGAGAAATCTTGATAATGTAGGCTTAGATCCAAGCTTTTTAAGTAGATATCTTAATGAAGGCTTTTCTGGAGGAGAAAAAAAGAGATCTGAAGTAATGCAAATGCTGGTCTTGAGACCCAATCTTGCAATTCTTGATGAACCTGATTCTGGATTGGATATAGATGCTGTAAAGTCTGTTGCTGAGGCCATCAATAAATTAATTGAAACCGGTGCAGGAGTAATCGTTATTACGCACTATGCGAGGATTTTGCGTTTTTTGAATAAACTAGATAAGGTACATGTGATGTCAAAAGGAAAAATAATAAAAACAGCCGGAAAGGAGCTATCTGAGGAATTAGAGGTAAAAGGGTATGCCTGGCTAGGATTGTCTGACGATGCTCAAGTAGATTCTGTAGAAAAGACATCCAAGTAG
- a CDS encoding cupredoxin domain-containing protein, which produces MADKTDKRSFSTLMVMAVIVGIIAYYLFTAATPKPGIVDSIYRQELPPAPVATATDAAGGSSSEAVDESAFANKVEVKILKGSATQGNPAYGPDPASATSDALVTWVNEDTVPHTATSGTGPEDPESAKLFDTSIIMPGAKASVPAEKMGPGEHDYHCTVHPFMKGKITIT; this is translated from the coding sequence ATGGCTGATAAGACTGACAAAAGATCTTTTTCTACGCTTATGGTGATGGCGGTTATAGTCGGGATAATTGCTTATTATTTGTTTACTGCGGCTACTCCAAAACCGGGTATAGTCGATTCTATTTACAGACAAGAACTTCCACCAGCACCCGTAGCTACTGCTACCGATGCAGCTGGGGGGTCATCATCGGAGGCTGTAGATGAATCTGCGTTTGCCAATAAAGTTGAAGTGAAAATATTAAAGGGTTCTGCCACGCAAGGAAATCCTGCCTATGGACCTGATCCTGCTAGTGCCACTAGTGATGCATTAGTGACTTGGGTTAACGAAGATACTGTTCCACATACCGCTACTAGCGGAACTGGACCTGAAGATCCAGAAAGCGCAAAACTTTTTGATACCAGTATTATTATGCCAGGTGCTAAAGCCAGCGTACCTGCAGAAAAAATGGGTCCGGGTGAACATGATTACCATTGTACCGTTCATCCATTCATGAAAGGAAAAATAACAATAACTTAA